One Nostocoides sp. HKS02 genomic window carries:
- a CDS encoding Ig-like domain-containing protein has translation MAALGVALAVLSVCVFAVPARASVIAGAITSLTTTSTNTQQYDRVDIACTWAVPDGSSPGDTFTMQLPPELRWFGSSSFALKAPSGEVVATAQASPSGLVTFTLTDFVRTHPLNVHGDCAFSTQYVLAGTGHDVTVQFAVGSTVIPLVIKTGAPCTQNCVPSHTQAFKTTWWSDGTQQRAESRIVAPPTTGDVTTVTLTDTPQAGLALDCATVVPRIGRSLGADGLVIQPGDAGLYPPQVVCSPTSLSVTWTGVPAGEYTEVNVQSAITEPTLARYTNTGVVTLNGVTVPVQSELARTDGGGTASGETPSPSPTPSTSPTPSTRPTPSTSPTPSTTATTTPSGAAPTVTHPPVTPSAQTSTPTVQSTTSAAAEVTGSALAFTGAAPWPVVVTALALLGVGGLALVTRAVLASRRRSHAA, from the coding sequence TTGGCGGCGCTCGGGGTGGCTCTGGCCGTCCTTTCCGTCTGCGTCTTCGCCGTGCCGGCCCGCGCGTCCGTGATCGCCGGCGCAATCACCTCGCTGACGACCACGTCCACCAACACCCAGCAGTACGACCGGGTGGACATCGCCTGCACGTGGGCGGTGCCCGACGGCTCGTCACCAGGCGACACGTTTACGATGCAGCTGCCGCCTGAGCTCCGCTGGTTCGGGTCGTCCAGTTTTGCCCTCAAAGCGCCGTCCGGTGAGGTCGTCGCCACTGCCCAGGCCAGCCCGAGCGGTCTGGTCACCTTCACGCTCACGGACTTCGTGCGCACCCATCCGCTGAACGTGCACGGCGACTGCGCCTTCTCGACGCAGTACGTCCTCGCGGGCACGGGTCACGACGTCACCGTGCAGTTCGCGGTCGGGTCCACGGTCATCCCGCTGGTGATCAAGACCGGTGCCCCGTGTACCCAGAACTGCGTCCCCAGCCACACCCAGGCGTTCAAGACGACCTGGTGGAGTGACGGGACCCAGCAGCGGGCGGAATCGCGGATCGTGGCGCCGCCCACGACGGGCGACGTCACCACGGTGACCCTGACGGACACGCCGCAAGCGGGGCTGGCCCTGGACTGCGCGACGGTCGTCCCACGCATCGGGCGATCGCTGGGCGCGGACGGACTTGTGATCCAACCGGGCGACGCAGGGCTCTATCCGCCGCAGGTGGTGTGCAGCCCGACGAGCCTGAGCGTCACTTGGACGGGCGTCCCGGCAGGCGAGTACACCGAGGTCAACGTCCAGAGCGCCATCACCGAACCGACCCTGGCGCGCTACACCAACACGGGCGTCGTCACGCTGAACGGGGTCACGGTGCCGGTGCAGAGTGAGCTGGCCAGGACCGACGGTGGCGGGACGGCCTCGGGTGAGACTCCGTCCCCGAGCCCAACGCCGAGCACCAGCCCAACGCCGAGCACCAGGCCAACGCCCAGCACCAGCCCAACGCCGAGTACCACCGCGACGACGACGCCCTCGGGGGCTGCGCCGACGGTGACCCATCCGCCGGTCACTCCCAGCGCGCAGACCTCGACGCCGACCGTCCAGAGCACCACCTCCGCGGCGGCTGAGGTGACGGGTTCGGCCCTCGCATTCACCGGTGCGGCCCCGTGGCCGGTTGTCGTCACCGCGCTGGCCCTGCTCGGCGTGGGCGGCCTCGCGCTGGTGACACGGGCGGTGCTCGCCTCGAGGCGGCGATCTCACGCGGCGTAG
- a CDS encoding sulfate/molybdate ABC transporter ATP-binding protein encodes MSLNAHLRLATRDLEVTLAVQQGRTVAVLGPNGAGKSSLLGCIAGLLRPDAGRIDLDGRALYSDEGVWVPAHRRGVALLAQEPRLFPHLSAADNVAFGLRSAGMPRAQARDRAAHWLGEVGASELADRRPHQLSGGQAQRVAVARALATDPRLLLLDEPLSSLDVEATPAVRQLLRRVLAGRTTVLVTHDILDAVLLADEVAVVDQGRVVEHGPTTQVLTRPTSAFAARSAGLNLVRGTADRSAVVTSAGLRVEGLHDDPLVDGQAAVAVFSPSAVSVFRQAPSGSPRNTIRAVVTELEPHGHQIRVRTAYIAAEVTPAAVAELDLVPGTPVVLSVKASEVAVYAA; translated from the coding sequence GTGAGCCTCAACGCCCACCTGCGACTCGCCACGAGAGATCTTGAGGTCACGCTGGCGGTCCAGCAGGGGCGGACCGTCGCGGTGCTCGGCCCCAATGGCGCGGGGAAGTCCTCCTTGCTCGGCTGCATCGCGGGACTGCTCCGGCCGGACGCGGGACGGATCGACCTCGACGGCCGAGCGTTGTACTCCGACGAGGGCGTCTGGGTGCCGGCCCACCGGCGCGGAGTCGCCCTCCTGGCCCAGGAGCCGCGGCTGTTTCCTCACCTGTCCGCAGCAGACAACGTGGCCTTCGGCCTGCGCAGCGCTGGTATGCCGCGTGCCCAGGCTCGCGATCGGGCGGCGCACTGGCTCGGCGAGGTGGGCGCCAGCGAGCTGGCGGACCGCCGGCCGCATCAGCTCTCCGGCGGCCAGGCGCAACGGGTGGCTGTTGCACGGGCGTTGGCGACCGACCCACGACTCCTGCTTCTCGACGAGCCGTTGTCGTCGCTCGACGTCGAGGCCACGCCCGCCGTGCGCCAGCTCCTGCGGCGGGTCCTGGCTGGCCGCACCACCGTGCTGGTCACCCACGACATCCTCGACGCCGTCCTCCTGGCTGACGAGGTGGCGGTGGTCGACCAGGGCCGGGTCGTCGAACATGGGCCGACGACCCAGGTGCTGACCCGGCCGACCAGCGCCTTTGCGGCACGCAGCGCCGGACTGAACCTCGTGCGCGGCACCGCAGACCGGTCGGCCGTCGTCACCTCGGCCGGTCTGCGGGTCGAAGGCCTGCACGACGATCCGCTGGTCGACGGCCAGGCCGCGGTGGCGGTGTTCAGCCCGAGCGCGGTGAGCGTCTTCCGCCAGGCCCCGTCAGGCAGCCCCCGCAACACGATCAGAGCCGTGGTCACCGAACTGGAGCCGCACGGACACCAGATCCGCGTGCGCACGGCATACATCGCCGCCGAGGTGACGCCGGCCGCAGTCGCGGAGCTCGATCTGGTGCCCGGAACACCGGTCGTGCTGTCGGTCAAGGCCAGCGAGGTTGCCGTCTACGCCGCGTGA
- a CDS encoding ABC transporter permease, with protein sequence MTLTRTTTGELTRAPRLGLPSWVFLPAALGGLFVALPLVAMLTRVDWARFGALISSDSSRAALALSLRTSVASTLLCVLFGVPMALVLARTSFRGQSVVRSLVLLPLVLPPVVGGIALLYTFGRRGLLGHTIEVLGLQIAFSTTAVVMAQTFVALPFLVVSLEGALRTGGQRFEEIAATLGASPTRVFLRVTLPLVAPGLASGAVLAFARALGEFGATITFAGSLQGVTRTLPLEIYLQRETDPQAAVALSLLLVAISVLVIGLTKRARWAL encoded by the coding sequence GTGACGCTGACCCGCACGACGACTGGGGAGCTGACCCGGGCCCCACGGCTCGGCTTGCCTTCGTGGGTCTTCCTGCCGGCCGCGCTCGGCGGCCTGTTCGTCGCCCTGCCGCTGGTCGCGATGCTGACGCGGGTCGACTGGGCACGGTTCGGCGCCCTGATCTCGAGCGACTCCTCGCGGGCTGCCCTCGCGCTGAGCCTGCGCACCTCGGTCGCCAGCACCCTCCTGTGCGTGCTGTTCGGCGTCCCCATGGCCTTGGTGCTGGCGCGGACGAGCTTTCGTGGGCAGTCCGTCGTCCGTTCGCTGGTGCTGTTGCCCCTCGTGCTGCCTCCCGTCGTCGGCGGCATCGCCCTGCTGTACACGTTCGGGCGACGTGGGCTGCTGGGGCACACCATCGAGGTACTCGGCCTGCAGATCGCCTTCTCCACGACTGCCGTGGTCATGGCGCAGACCTTCGTCGCACTCCCGTTCCTCGTGGTGAGTCTCGAGGGCGCACTGCGCACCGGCGGGCAGCGCTTCGAGGAGATCGCTGCAACCTTGGGGGCGAGCCCGACCAGGGTGTTCCTCCGGGTCACACTGCCGTTGGTCGCGCCGGGGTTGGCCTCGGGTGCAGTCCTCGCTTTCGCCCGCGCCCTCGGTGAGTTCGGCGCCACGATCACGTTCGCCGGCAGCCTGCAAGGAGTCACCCGGACCCTGCCGCTCGAGATCTACCTCCAACGCGAAACCGACCCGCAGGCAGCGGTGGCGCTCTCGCTGCTCCTGGTCGCCATCTCCGTCCTGGTCATCGGGCTGACGAAGCGTGCCAGGTGGGCGTTGTGA
- the modA gene encoding molybdate ABC transporter substrate-binding protein: protein MTRRLAAMTAVASLSLVFGTSACAGSSGSSASSGSGSSTSGSAAVTGELTVFAAASLKKTFTSIGAAFAKAHPGARVMFSFAGSSDLVAQLQQGATADVFASADTANMAKAVRDSLTAAPPVAFATNTLEIAVPPDNPAKVTALADLAKPGVKVVLCAPVVPCGSAAAKVEAAAGIRIRPVSEEQSVTDVLGKVSSGEADAGLVYVTDVKAAGSTVHGVPFADSSRVVNTYPIAPLKSSRNAALAQAFVDAVTGELGQRVLATAGFGKAP, encoded by the coding sequence ATGACCCGCCGTCTCGCGGCGATGACCGCCGTCGCGTCCCTGAGCTTGGTGTTCGGCACGTCCGCGTGTGCGGGATCGAGCGGGTCGAGCGCCTCTAGCGGGTCGGGGTCGAGCACGTCAGGGTCCGCCGCGGTGACCGGTGAGCTCACGGTGTTCGCGGCGGCCTCGCTCAAGAAGACCTTCACCAGCATCGGCGCCGCGTTCGCCAAGGCCCACCCGGGCGCCAGGGTCATGTTCAGCTTCGCCGGGTCATCCGACCTGGTGGCCCAGCTCCAGCAGGGTGCTACCGCCGACGTGTTCGCCTCAGCCGACACGGCAAACATGGCCAAGGCAGTCCGCGACTCCCTCACCGCCGCTCCCCCAGTGGCGTTCGCGACGAACACGCTCGAGATCGCCGTGCCGCCCGACAACCCTGCCAAGGTCACCGCACTGGCAGACCTCGCGAAGCCTGGGGTCAAGGTCGTCCTGTGCGCGCCCGTCGTGCCGTGCGGCTCGGCGGCGGCCAAGGTGGAGGCGGCGGCCGGCATACGGATCAGGCCGGTGAGCGAGGAGCAGTCCGTCACCGATGTCCTCGGCAAGGTGAGCTCGGGCGAGGCCGATGCGGGACTCGTCTACGTCACCGACGTCAAGGCGGCTGGGTCGACGGTCCACGGTGTGCCGTTCGCCGACTCGTCGAGAGTCGTGAACACCTACCCCATCGCGCCGCTCAAGAGCAGCCGGAACGCCGCCCTCGCCCAGGCCTTCGTCGATGCGGTGACCGGCGAGCTGGGTCAGCGGGTGCTGGCCACCGCGGGGTTCGGCAAGGCCCCGTGA
- a CDS encoding molybdopterin-binding protein yields the protein MTQLRIRDAASFLGVSDDTVRRWVDSGALPAEADDAGRKVVDGYQVALLARDQARTATDPTGVGRSARNRFVGLVTDIVQDKVMAQVEMQCGPFRVVSLMSSEAVRDLGLELGSVAIAVVKSTTVIVETAEGVS from the coding sequence GTGACGCAACTACGGATTAGGGATGCCGCTTCCTTCCTGGGGGTCAGCGACGACACCGTGCGCCGGTGGGTGGACAGCGGGGCGCTCCCCGCCGAGGCCGACGACGCCGGTCGCAAGGTCGTCGACGGCTATCAGGTCGCCCTGCTGGCGCGCGACCAGGCGCGCACCGCCACCGACCCGACAGGCGTGGGCCGGTCGGCGCGCAACCGGTTCGTCGGACTGGTCACCGACATCGTCCAGGACAAGGTCATGGCGCAGGTCGAGATGCAGTGCGGGCCGTTTCGGGTGGTGTCGTTGATGAGCAGCGAGGCAGTCCGCGACCTCGGGCTAGAGCTGGGCTCGGTGGCCATCGCGGTGGTCAAGTCCACCACGGTCATCGTCGAGACGGCCGAGGGCGTGTCATGA
- the ligD gene encoding non-homologous end-joining DNA ligase, translating into MAGSKGSPAVDIEVGERDVRITNPDRVYFPARGETKLDLVNYYRSVSDGIVNALRDRPCMLHRFPEGVTGEKVHQKRVPQGAPPWIETVRVKFPRYNRTADELCVTEIAQIAWAVQMSTVEFHPWNSRRADVEKPDEWRIDLDPGPACPWSRVQRVAHVAHEVLDELGAVGWPKTSGGSGMHIYVRIAPEWGFKDVRRAALAFAREVERRMPDDVTTTWWRKDRDPADLFVDYNQNARDHTIASAYSVRGNPEGTVSTPIQWSEVDDVTPGDFTIATVPARYAELGDLHAGIDDAVFSIDPLLEWAQGDEKAGAEEPPDPAEAG; encoded by the coding sequence GTGGCCGGATCCAAGGGCTCTCCCGCTGTAGACATCGAGGTCGGGGAGCGTGACGTGCGAATCACCAACCCCGACCGCGTCTACTTCCCCGCTCGGGGTGAGACGAAACTCGACCTCGTTAACTACTACCGATCGGTGAGCGACGGGATCGTCAACGCGCTGCGTGATCGGCCGTGCATGCTGCATCGCTTCCCTGAGGGGGTCACGGGCGAGAAGGTGCACCAAAAGCGCGTGCCGCAGGGCGCGCCGCCATGGATTGAGACGGTGCGGGTCAAATTCCCCCGATACAACCGCACAGCCGACGAACTATGTGTCACCGAAATTGCACAAATTGCGTGGGCTGTGCAGATGAGCACCGTGGAGTTCCACCCCTGGAACTCACGCCGTGCCGACGTCGAGAAGCCCGACGAGTGGCGCATCGACCTCGACCCCGGGCCGGCCTGCCCGTGGTCGAGGGTGCAACGCGTGGCGCACGTGGCCCACGAGGTGCTCGACGAGCTCGGCGCCGTGGGGTGGCCGAAGACCAGTGGCGGCTCCGGAATGCACATCTACGTGCGCATCGCGCCGGAGTGGGGTTTCAAGGACGTTCGCCGCGCGGCCCTGGCATTCGCTCGAGAGGTGGAGCGGCGGATGCCCGACGACGTCACGACGACGTGGTGGCGCAAGGACCGCGACCCTGCCGACCTGTTCGTCGACTACAACCAGAACGCCCGGGACCACACCATCGCCAGCGCGTACTCGGTGCGCGGCAACCCCGAGGGCACGGTGTCGACCCCCATCCAGTGGTCGGAGGTCGACGACGTGACGCCGGGCGACTTCACGATCGCCACCGTTCCCGCTCGGTATGCCGAGCTGGGCGACCTCCACGCCGGCATCGACGATGCGGTCTTCTCCATCGATCCCCTGCTGGAGTGGGCGCAGGGGGACGAGAAGGCCGGGGCCGAGGAACCGCCCGACCCCGCAGAGGCGGGCTGA
- a CDS encoding helix-turn-helix transcriptional regulator, producing MPPSTREPRLVDFGARVRELREERGWSQEVLAERAGVHRTYVGSVERGERNVSLKNIYALAEALAVRARDLFPA from the coding sequence GTGCCTCCCTCTACCCGCGAGCCTCGCTTGGTCGACTTCGGGGCGCGAGTGCGGGAACTCCGTGAGGAACGTGGCTGGTCACAGGAAGTCTTAGCCGAGCGCGCAGGTGTCCATCGGACTTACGTCGGGTCTGTCGAGCGCGGCGAACGCAACGTGAGCCTGAAGAACATCTATGCGCTGGCTGAGGCGCTCGCCGTGCGTGCGAGGGACCTCTTTCCGGCATAG
- a CDS encoding DUF4238 domain-containing protein, which translates to MTGGGRALSPAAEEYFDRLLTEAGRADSPSRRHHYVPRTYLRQWAYDERRIWALNTSTGIAKPLGISDVCVKENFHRVVGPDGPHNRVELMFGVVDSELRRVQSVLLRLSDPDDLSFDDYMALGVTMAVQRMRTLQQRRLHQQQAAWLEAQNPNDFQRLQDTPNNPHLVAGFHTETLFRAMWEAADVLTGRQLEIWDDSQGRIVTSDVPVVVPFRAGARPNLLAAPQIFWPISPDRVVVLSNEDRGEKAVFRRVTAAMAAALRGHVIQGREQMIFAGESQLRYLPVGKTLPRRAQARLRCSQWSPQGEYVPPPGCVVEWTDGYGATPDVQLCDQGWHRNAPGMLDYI; encoded by the coding sequence ATGACCGGCGGCGGCCGAGCACTATCCCCAGCCGCCGAGGAATACTTTGATCGGCTGCTGACGGAGGCGGGGAGGGCCGACTCGCCGAGCCGCCGCCATCATTACGTGCCACGCACATATCTGCGGCAATGGGCCTATGACGAACGGCGCATTTGGGCGCTGAACACGTCCACTGGCATCGCGAAGCCATTGGGTATTTCGGATGTCTGCGTGAAGGAGAATTTCCACCGCGTCGTTGGGCCCGACGGCCCTCACAACCGAGTTGAATTAATGTTCGGCGTCGTCGATTCCGAATTGCGCCGAGTTCAAAGCGTGCTGCTCAGACTTAGCGATCCAGACGACCTGTCATTTGACGATTACATGGCACTCGGCGTAACCATGGCCGTCCAGCGAATGCGGACGCTCCAGCAGCGACGCTTGCACCAACAGCAGGCGGCCTGGCTCGAAGCCCAAAACCCCAACGACTTCCAAAGGCTGCAAGATACCCCGAACAACCCCCATCTTGTCGCGGGATTTCATACTGAGACCCTCTTCCGAGCCATGTGGGAGGCCGCCGATGTCCTAACGGGCCGCCAACTCGAGATATGGGACGACTCGCAGGGACGGATCGTCACCTCGGACGTACCAGTGGTTGTTCCGTTCCGCGCTGGCGCGCGCCCCAACCTCCTGGCCGCCCCCCAAATCTTCTGGCCGATCAGCCCGGACCGGGTAGTTGTCCTCTCCAACGAGGATCGTGGCGAGAAGGCGGTCTTCCGAAGGGTCACGGCGGCGATGGCAGCGGCCCTCAGGGGCCATGTCATTCAGGGGCGGGAACAGATGATCTTCGCAGGCGAGAGCCAACTCCGCTACCTGCCGGTCGGCAAGACGCTCCCTCGCCGTGCCCAGGCACGTCTGCGCTGTTCCCAATGGTCGCCGCAAGGTGAGTACGTGCCGCCACCTGGATGCGTAGTCGAATGGACGGACGGTTACGGAGCGACGCCAGACGTGCAGCTTTGCGACCAAGGGTGGCATCGCAACGCGCCCGGAATGCTGGATTACATATGA
- a CDS encoding Shedu anti-phage system protein SduA domain-containing protein, producing MGRTERWPEATQIRPVLSNPKANPALTAALHEAMAKADLPDSGVQNEIIQAARELIFWEEDDGIHFEVIGFSLDMATGCLMLGRSFEVYGFANDEDAKRTLAIAVAADVPIYPQDESNVQRLVELYESLFTDGIKVPDGEGNEVTLLPRFKAAHSVEATGMANANARFQPADLYMREHSYQERLRQLVEAERVVTNLRHAIRALEVELNRGVRDENALQRILTERPSLLGIEYRQILPKHSLGGEYELDYAAVTNNGFVHCIEIEPSSLSLYSKAGNPRAELVHAEQQVLDWLDWLDRHSEYAASKLPTLLRPTGTVVIGRRPDLSDADVKRLERRNAAWGGTLRVLTYDDLLEQARAILLWLTGGFGHENDLREGTPETRSQV from the coding sequence ATGGGACGAACCGAGAGATGGCCAGAAGCGACCCAGATCAGGCCCGTGTTGAGCAATCCGAAGGCCAACCCAGCCCTGACAGCCGCGCTGCACGAGGCAATGGCGAAGGCTGACCTGCCAGATTCGGGGGTCCAGAATGAGATCATTCAAGCTGCTCGTGAGTTGATCTTCTGGGAGGAAGACGACGGGATTCACTTCGAAGTCATCGGCTTCAGTCTTGATATGGCGACCGGGTGCCTCATGTTAGGGAGGTCGTTTGAGGTTTACGGGTTCGCTAACGATGAAGACGCAAAGCGAACTCTTGCAATCGCGGTTGCCGCTGATGTTCCTATTTACCCCCAGGATGAGTCCAACGTCCAGCGCCTTGTCGAACTTTACGAATCGCTTTTCACAGACGGCATCAAAGTCCCGGACGGGGAAGGAAACGAGGTGACGCTGCTCCCGAGATTCAAAGCCGCACATAGCGTCGAGGCAACTGGCATGGCCAACGCGAACGCCAGGTTCCAACCCGCCGATCTCTACATGAGGGAGCATTCCTATCAGGAGCGACTTCGCCAACTCGTCGAGGCCGAGCGAGTCGTCACAAACCTCCGGCACGCGATCCGTGCGTTAGAGGTCGAGTTAAATAGGGGCGTCCGGGATGAGAATGCCCTTCAACGCATACTTACGGAGCGGCCCAGTCTTCTAGGCATTGAGTACCGCCAGATACTTCCGAAGCACTCCCTTGGCGGAGAGTATGAACTTGACTACGCGGCCGTAACCAACAATGGCTTCGTGCACTGCATTGAAATCGAGCCAAGTAGTCTTTCGCTGTATTCCAAGGCCGGGAACCCGCGCGCAGAACTGGTGCACGCTGAGCAACAAGTCCTTGACTGGCTGGACTGGCTCGATCGTCACTCCGAGTACGCCGCCTCGAAACTCCCGACGTTGCTGCGGCCAACGGGTACCGTCGTAATTGGAAGGCGTCCCGACCTAAGTGATGCAGACGTCAAGCGCCTCGAGCGCCGGAACGCGGCATGGGGCGGCACACTGCGGGTTCTCACATACGACGACCTCCTGGAGCAAGCGCGAGCGATCCTGCTCTGGCTGACTGGAGGTTTCGGTCATGAGAATGATCTCCGGGAAGGGACCCCCGAGACCCGTTCGCAAGTTTGA
- a CDS encoding acyltransferase family protein, with translation MVSRTRSVSGGDRGFLPEIQALRALAVGLVVLFHLWPHRVGGGYVGVDAFFVISGYLITSHLLREVDATGRLGLAAFYARRARRLLPASFTVLAVSLVAAAVLLPVELADANAKEILASAFYVQNLYLATKAVTYSASNDVASTVQHFWSLSAEEQFYLVWPGLIIGSVVAARRWLRRRTTTTIGVTLVVLTVASFGCSVWATATHPAAAYFITPTRAWEFGMGALVVLGMRRWVPTGPLPLVLRWAGLAAVVYAGVTFTEATPFPGYAAALPCLGTAAVILAGDTGRRDPLTGLFRWRPIQWLGDVSYSVYLWHWPLIVFAPYLLGHTTTWRSKLAIVAITLVLAHLSKRYVEDATRFAPALVRSPRLALSAAVVGMLVLAAGSGGAIALVQHQENQLAALTQGRVAPCVGAAARADGAQCPAALTAPALTPVVKTDAPWAPMAGCRPLPGLPAALRCYWGKGTPAKTVALVGDSHAEHWRHALEVVAKQRNWAFVEMYAGGCPAINADIVKFEGHPREEPGGCRVWTQGVTTRLAQLRPAMVLTTAFVRASVFAPVGSGPQGFVDVWRQWQRFTKVVAVSDIPTTGGKHGPQCLSIHPDNPIACSTPRRVAVVDDDLHKAVRLAADSGRPVELIDLTRYFCDRSTCYAVVGGVPVYYDFDHMTNQFAVSLAPYLMAGLG, from the coding sequence GTGGTGTCTCGCACCCGTTCAGTCAGTGGCGGCGATCGAGGCTTCCTCCCCGAGATCCAGGCGCTGCGCGCCCTCGCGGTCGGGCTCGTCGTGCTCTTCCACCTGTGGCCGCACCGCGTCGGCGGCGGCTACGTCGGGGTCGACGCGTTCTTCGTCATCTCTGGCTACCTCATCACCAGCCACCTGCTGCGCGAGGTCGACGCCACCGGCCGGCTCGGGCTCGCGGCGTTCTACGCACGCCGCGCCCGCCGACTGCTCCCCGCCAGCTTCACGGTGTTGGCGGTGTCCCTCGTGGCGGCTGCCGTGCTGCTCCCCGTCGAGCTGGCCGACGCGAACGCCAAGGAGATCCTGGCCTCGGCCTTCTACGTCCAGAACCTCTACCTGGCCACCAAGGCCGTGACCTACTCCGCATCCAACGACGTCGCATCGACGGTGCAGCACTTCTGGTCGCTGTCGGCGGAGGAGCAGTTCTACCTCGTCTGGCCCGGTCTGATCATCGGGTCCGTGGTGGCCGCCCGACGCTGGCTGCGGCGCCGAACGACGACGACCATCGGCGTGACCCTGGTCGTGCTCACCGTGGCCTCGTTTGGCTGCTCCGTGTGGGCGACGGCCACCCACCCCGCCGCGGCATACTTCATCACCCCTACCCGGGCTTGGGAGTTCGGCATGGGGGCGCTCGTCGTCCTGGGCATGCGCCGATGGGTCCCCACCGGCCCGCTGCCGCTCGTGCTCCGGTGGGCCGGGCTGGCCGCCGTGGTCTACGCCGGCGTCACCTTCACCGAGGCGACCCCCTTCCCCGGGTATGCCGCGGCGCTGCCGTGCCTCGGAACCGCCGCGGTGATCCTCGCCGGTGACACCGGGCGCCGAGACCCCCTGACGGGGCTGTTCCGCTGGCGTCCGATCCAGTGGCTGGGCGACGTGTCCTACTCGGTCTACCTGTGGCACTGGCCGCTCATCGTGTTCGCCCCCTACCTGCTCGGACACACCACGACGTGGCGCAGCAAGCTGGCCATCGTCGCAATCACCCTCGTCCTCGCGCACCTCAGCAAGCGGTACGTCGAGGACGCGACCCGGTTCGCGCCGGCCCTGGTCCGCAGCCCGCGGCTGGCGCTGTCAGCCGCCGTTGTGGGCATGCTCGTGCTGGCGGCCGGCTCTGGCGGTGCCATCGCCCTGGTCCAGCACCAGGAGAACCAGCTGGCCGCGCTGACGCAGGGCAGGGTGGCGCCCTGCGTCGGCGCTGCGGCCCGCGCCGACGGCGCACAGTGCCCCGCCGCGCTCACCGCACCCGCGCTCACCCCGGTGGTGAAGACCGATGCCCCGTGGGCGCCCATGGCCGGTTGCCGACCTCTGCCTGGGCTCCCGGCGGCCCTGCGCTGCTACTGGGGCAAGGGCACGCCAGCCAAGACCGTCGCCCTGGTCGGCGACTCCCATGCCGAGCACTGGCGGCACGCCCTCGAGGTGGTGGCGAAGCAGCGCAACTGGGCATTCGTCGAGATGTATGCCGGCGGCTGCCCGGCGATCAACGCCGACATCGTGAAGTTCGAGGGGCACCCGCGAGAGGAGCCTGGCGGCTGCCGCGTCTGGACCCAAGGCGTGACCACCCGTCTGGCGCAGCTACGGCCCGCCATGGTTCTCACGACGGCCTTCGTCCGGGCGAGCGTGTTCGCGCCCGTCGGGTCTGGCCCTCAGGGCTTCGTCGACGTGTGGCGGCAGTGGCAGCGGTTCACCAAGGTCGTCGCAGTGAGCGACATCCCCACCACGGGGGGCAAGCACGGGCCGCAGTGCCTGTCGATCCACCCCGACAACCCGATCGCCTGCTCGACCCCGCGCAGGGTGGCGGTGGTCGACGACGACCTGCACAAGGCCGTGCGACTGGCTGCGGACTCGGGCCGACCCGTCGAGCTCATCGACCTCACCCGGTACTTCTGCGACCGGTCGACCTGCTACGCCGTCGTGGGCGGCGTCCCGGTGTACTACGACTTCGACCACATGACGAACCAGTTCGCCGTGTCCTTGGCCCCGTACCTCATGGCCGGGCTCGGCTGA